A genomic region of Caldicellulosiruptor acetigenus contains the following coding sequences:
- a CDS encoding glycosyltransferase: MNLILLTIGYPHPKRDVFVGNEIDILSRFFDKIYIVPIWPGKVLPKKLKNLKQYIQNPKVEVADISFGLKEILLFNPKLVGLMIKEILKALFSPKPFSYRILNLWMIFRWTFLTNITVANLRKLIKKYNIPVQDTILYSYWFHFLALSTALCNQPFALKVSRAHGSDLYEKSYPQPCKKFIIENIDKVFACSKMGAEYINKRYQTDKAEVSYLGTFNKYSAVVDKKREEVFKIVSCARLAPVKRIDRIVDSLEKVESVKISWTHIGDGELFEKIKSYAQEKLGKKSNIQFIFLGFMKNEDILNLYASSNFNLFVNTSKSEGLPVSIMEAMSYGIPVVATDVGGTKEIVKNGINGFLLDKDFSDFDLASLIERFATMSEEDYKKFCLAARKTWEENFNAQKCYEDFAKRLLALAASKK; this comes from the coding sequence TTGAACTTAATTCTTCTTACAATAGGCTATCCACATCCCAAAAGAGATGTATTTGTGGGAAATGAAATAGATATTCTCTCAAGGTTTTTTGATAAAATCTATATCGTGCCGATTTGGCCGGGAAAGGTGCTACCTAAAAAGCTAAAGAATTTAAAACAGTATATTCAAAATCCAAAGGTTGAAGTGGCTGATATAAGCTTTGGATTAAAAGAGATTCTACTTTTTAATCCAAAACTTGTAGGTCTTATGATAAAAGAGATACTTAAGGCTTTATTTTCTCCAAAGCCTTTTTCATACAGAATATTAAATCTATGGATGATTTTTAGATGGACTTTCCTTACAAACATCACAGTTGCAAACTTGAGAAAACTTATAAAAAAGTACAATATTCCTGTTCAGGATACAATACTCTATTCGTACTGGTTTCATTTTTTGGCGCTGTCAACCGCACTTTGCAACCAGCCTTTTGCCCTGAAGGTCTCAAGAGCGCATGGTTCGGACCTTTATGAAAAGAGCTATCCTCAGCCATGCAAAAAGTTTATTATTGAAAACATTGATAAGGTTTTTGCCTGTTCAAAGATGGGTGCTGAGTATATAAACAAGAGGTATCAAACAGACAAAGCAGAAGTGTCGTACTTAGGGACTTTTAATAAGTACAGTGCAGTCGTTGATAAGAAAAGAGAAGAAGTTTTCAAAATTGTCAGCTGCGCGAGGCTTGCCCCTGTGAAGAGGATTGACAGGATTGTTGATAGCCTTGAGAAAGTTGAAAGCGTTAAAATTTCGTGGACCCACATTGGTGATGGGGAGCTTTTTGAAAAAATAAAATCATATGCTCAAGAAAAGCTGGGCAAAAAAAGCAATATTCAATTTATATTTTTAGGTTTTATGAAAAATGAAGATATTTTGAACCTGTATGCAAGTAGTAACTTCAATCTGTTTGTAAACACAAGCAAGTCAGAAGGTCTTCCGGTTTCTATCATGGAAGCAATGTCGTATGGAATACCTGTTGTGGCAACAGATGTTGGTGGAACTAAAGAGATTGTGAAAAATGGAATAAACGGCTTTTTGCTTGACAAAGACTTTTCAGACTTTGACCTTGCAAGCCTTATAGAAAGATTTGCTACCATGAGCGAAGAAGACTATAAAAAGTTTTGTCTTGCTGCAAGAAAGACATGGGAAGAGAATTTCAATGCTCAAAAGTGCTATGAAGATTTTGCAAAAAGGCTTTTAGCTCTGGCAGCATCAAAAAAATGA
- a CDS encoding TatD family nuclease-associated radical SAM protein, which yields MGMITYTIDNRLYINVTNKCTNSCIFCIRNSERGLGEGYDLWLEKDPTAEEILLEIKDPQKYDEIVFCGYGEPLIRVDVVIEVAKKLKEITSVPLRVNTNGHASYIHKKNVPQLLSGIIDRISISLNAPNKERYNEICRPFAEDIYDHVIEFIKESKKYIKEVWVSCVDIISKEEIEECRKIAQKLGVNFKLRAYEE from the coding sequence ATGGGAATGATAACATATACAATTGACAACAGGCTATATATAAACGTGACAAACAAATGCACAAACTCATGCATATTCTGTATAAGAAACAGTGAAAGAGGGCTTGGCGAAGGATATGACCTTTGGCTTGAAAAAGACCCAACAGCAGAGGAAATACTTCTTGAGATAAAAGACCCGCAAAAGTATGATGAGATTGTGTTTTGTGGCTATGGTGAGCCACTTATCAGGGTTGATGTTGTAATTGAGGTTGCAAAAAAGTTAAAAGAGATAACATCAGTGCCGCTGAGGGTCAACACAAACGGTCATGCATCTTATATTCACAAAAAGAACGTACCACAGCTTCTCTCTGGCATTATTGACAGGATATCAATAAGTCTCAATGCCCCAAACAAAGAAAGGTACAATGAAATTTGCAGACCGTTTGCTGAAGATATATATGACCATGTGATTGAGTTTATAAAAGAGAGCAAAAAATATATAAAAGAAGTCTGGGTTTCGTGTGTCGATATAATTTCAAAAGAGGAGATAGAAGAGTGCAGAAAAATTGCGCAGAAACTGGGGGTTAATTTTAAGCTGAGAGCTTATGAAGAGTAA
- a CDS encoding ArsR/SmtB family transcription factor, whose product MKNQDGSKKVDLCSCSIIHNDIVQKVKESLPNEETMFDLSEFFKVFSDSTRIKILSSLLLSEMCVCDLAAVLNTSQSAISHQLRLLKAFRLVKSRKAGKVVYYSLSDDHVKSIIELGLAHLSENQ is encoded by the coding sequence TTGAAAAACCAAGATGGTTCTAAAAAAGTTGATTTATGCAGCTGCAGTATAATCCACAATGACATTGTTCAAAAAGTAAAAGAAAGTCTTCCAAATGAAGAGACCATGTTTGACCTTTCTGAGTTTTTCAAGGTTTTTTCAGACTCAACACGCATAAAAATCTTAAGCAGTCTCTTGCTTTCTGAGATGTGTGTATGCGACTTGGCAGCGGTCTTGAACACATCTCAGTCGGCGATATCTCACCAGCTAAGGCTACTAAAAGCTTTCAGGTTAGTTAAGAGCAGAAAGGCTGGCAAAGTTGTGTATTATTCTCTTTCGGATGACCATGTAAAAAGCATAATTGAACTTGGTCTTGCGCATCTTAGCGAAAACCAGTAG
- a CDS encoding TatD family hydrolase codes for MIIDVHAHYDDEAFLNDLEDVMARLKEENIIAISSSSSVESSKENIEIAKKYDNIYITIGIHPHEAKDAPNDFEDALFELARFEKNVAIGEIGLDYHYDFSPRDVQRDVFVRQIEVAKALNLPIVVHSREAHKDTLDILLEKAVGKIPVLIHCYSGSVEMSRILRKHGIYISVGGVVTFQNAKKLIEVVKEYPIELLMLETDSPYLTPHPHRGKRNDSTYLKYVIQKIAQIKEVSEDVVIEKTTQNAKNFFGIK; via the coding sequence ATGATAATAGATGTTCATGCTCACTATGATGATGAAGCGTTTTTGAACGATTTAGAGGATGTGATGGCAAGGCTGAAAGAAGAAAATATAATTGCCATCTCATCCTCTTCTTCTGTTGAGTCTTCAAAAGAAAACATTGAAATTGCAAAAAAATATGATAACATTTATATAACCATTGGGATTCATCCTCACGAGGCAAAGGATGCACCAAATGATTTTGAAGATGCACTTTTTGAGCTTGCAAGGTTTGAAAAGAACGTTGCAATTGGCGAGATTGGACTTGACTACCACTACGATTTTTCTCCAAGGGATGTTCAAAGAGATGTTTTTGTAAGACAGATTGAGGTTGCAAAAGCATTAAATCTTCCAATTGTTGTTCATTCAAGAGAGGCACATAAGGACACTTTAGATATTCTTCTTGAAAAGGCAGTTGGAAAGATTCCAGTTTTGATACACTGCTATTCGGGAAGCGTTGAGATGAGCAGGATTTTGAGAAAACATGGCATTTATATTTCAGTTGGCGGTGTTGTCACTTTTCAGAATGCTAAAAAGCTCATTGAGGTTGTAAAAGAATACCCCATTGAACTTTTGATGCTGGAAACAGATAGTCCCTACCTCACACCACACCCCCACAGGGGCAAAAGAAATGATTCTACCTATTTGAAGTATGTGATACAAAAGATTGCACAAATAAAAGAGGTTTCTGAAGATGTAGTAATTGAAAAGACAACTCAAAATGCCAAAAACTTTTTTGGTATAAAATAA
- a CDS encoding PIG-L deacetylase family protein, with protein sequence MPRFKAATSEGEVYRKPQKEKRIRFKRKYILYAFVIWIVANVLVFLAREYISNYFFSAQLPQLQVENYKRILIFAPHCDDETLSSAGVIQKALLGGSKVKVVVMTNGDGFTRAAGQNFGKIRLSPDDYIRFGYLRQNETIHALEDLGLRREDIIFLGYPDRGLRFLWEKYFDSKVSYFSPLTRTFKSPYSNSYQRGVEYKGINVVKNIQSIIKSFEPDLIIYPYSRDQHPDHWATSAFVKFSILTLNYKCEEWQYLVHRGDWPTPFGKHPQMYLVPPFKLAFTDTKWYQVPLDDYMIERKSNSISDYHSQMKVMRGFLEAFVRQNELFAKIDSKNAKKYEGDNLFSDKYLVSKEPTHDIWSLIFEKGADIESIFAAHDSKNIYIGIKMVGSAKKLISYYLHIRAFENYKYLGRMYVLVSGSKMNVIKTMTSPAFSAQNAKMRRKKNQIEIIFPKKDLQNPNMLYLSVRTEFLGRQLDRSAWKVIELK encoded by the coding sequence ATGCCAAGGTTCAAAGCTGCTACTTCTGAAGGTGAAGTATACAGAAAACCCCAGAAAGAAAAAAGAATAAGATTTAAGCGCAAGTATATTCTATACGCGTTTGTTATCTGGATTGTTGCGAATGTTTTAGTGTTTTTGGCAAGAGAGTATATTTCAAACTACTTTTTTTCAGCTCAGCTTCCACAACTTCAGGTTGAAAATTACAAAAGGATACTAATCTTTGCACCACACTGCGACGATGAAACACTATCTTCTGCAGGTGTGATACAAAAAGCGCTTTTGGGTGGAAGTAAAGTCAAAGTTGTTGTCATGACAAACGGTGACGGGTTTACCCGTGCTGCGGGTCAGAACTTTGGCAAGATTAGACTAAGCCCTGATGACTACATAAGGTTTGGCTATCTTCGCCAGAATGAAACAATCCATGCGCTTGAGGACTTGGGCTTGAGGAGAGAAGATATAATTTTCTTAGGATATCCTGATAGGGGTTTGAGGTTTTTATGGGAAAAGTATTTTGATTCAAAGGTAAGCTATTTTAGTCCTTTAACACGTACATTCAAAAGTCCGTATTCAAACTCCTATCAGAGAGGAGTAGAGTACAAAGGAATAAACGTTGTGAAAAATATTCAGAGCATAATAAAATCATTTGAACCTGATTTAATAATCTATCCATACTCACGCGACCAGCATCCTGACCACTGGGCAACATCGGCATTTGTCAAGTTTTCCATCCTGACGCTAAACTATAAGTGTGAGGAATGGCAGTATCTTGTGCACAGGGGCGACTGGCCGACACCTTTTGGCAAGCACCCTCAGATGTATCTTGTCCCGCCTTTCAAGCTTGCGTTTACAGATACAAAGTGGTATCAGGTACCACTGGATGACTATATGATAGAAAGAAAATCAAATTCAATCTCAGACTACCACTCTCAGATGAAGGTCATGAGAGGATTTTTGGAGGCATTTGTCCGTCAAAACGAACTGTTTGCAAAGATTGATAGTAAAAATGCAAAAAAATATGAGGGTGATAACCTGTTTTCAGACAAGTATTTAGTTAGCAAGGAGCCGACACACGACATATGGTCCCTCATTTTTGAAAAAGGTGCTGACATTGAATCGATATTTGCAGCGCACGACAGCAAGAACATCTATATAGGTATCAAAATGGTTGGTTCTGCTAAAAAACTTATTTCGTATTATCTTCACATAAGAGCATTTGAAAATTACAAGTATCTTGGCAGGATGTATGTTTTAGTTTCTGGCAGCAAAATGAATGTAATAAAGACCATGACAAGCCCTGCTTTTTCAGCTCAAAATGCCAAGATGCGCAGAAAAAAGAATCAGATTGAAATAATATTTCCCAAAAAAGATTTACAAAATCCAAACATGCTTTATTTGAGCGTGCGCACAGAATTTCTGGGTCGTCAGCTTGACAGAAGCGCATGGAAGGTAATTGAGCTCAAATAG
- a CDS encoding heavy metal translocating P-type ATPase — translation MAKVNVELILENLSCAHCAQKIEEKVAKLPFAESVSLNFVTKKLSAKVEQKSYSAFVEAVKRIADEIDPGVSVLEAPKEKPMLNRGEILLVVISAAFFGAGLLTRKEGFALIFFLVSYLLSGKNVILSFFKNLRKLQVFDENFLMTVATLSAIFLKEYPEAASVMLLYKIGQILEDVALNKSRKTIQALKHLEIDYANLKIGNSIRKVNPKDVVPGDIVVVKPGERVPVDGTVVSGKSFLDTSAITGESKLFAAGPNDKVLAGTVVVDGFLEIRAQSFYKDSSLHRIIEIVENASANKSKMERFITRFAKVYTPAVVALATAFAILPPLLFDQPFKLWIYRAAIFLIISCPCSLVISVPLSYFASISKLSSKGILVKGSQFIDILASKIGSFLFDKTGTITNGVLSVEKIVPVGISQQEFLKILISIESLSNHPIAKSILKGIGENSLSLSSVQELKEHPGRGIEGIVDGKKVLIGTKEFLQENGVEIDHSSEVSPELSYIFVSSDGKFCGYVALRDSLKDDVKKVLNDLKSFGAKIYLLTGDKKEAAEKIAKRLTIDGVFSELLPEEKVRVAEKIKLENKEQGYVVFVGDGTNDSPALSVCDVGISFAGSASYLATVAADIVLLDEKLSKIVDLIKDSRFTRKIVIQNIVLSLGIKFAVMFLGVLGVANLWEAVVADTGAMLLAVLNSLRVLKK, via the coding sequence TTGGCAAAAGTAAATGTAGAATTAATTTTAGAAAATCTTTCATGTGCCCATTGTGCTCAAAAGATTGAAGAAAAGGTGGCAAAGCTCCCTTTTGCAGAAAGCGTCTCTTTGAATTTTGTAACAAAGAAGCTCTCAGCAAAGGTTGAACAAAAGTCCTACAGTGCATTTGTTGAAGCGGTAAAGAGGATTGCAGATGAAATTGACCCTGGGGTAAGTGTATTAGAGGCGCCAAAAGAAAAGCCAATGCTAAACAGAGGTGAAATCTTACTTGTAGTAATCTCTGCTGCGTTTTTTGGAGCAGGACTTTTAACAAGAAAAGAAGGTTTTGCTTTAATCTTTTTCCTTGTCTCATACCTTCTTTCGGGAAAAAATGTTATCTTAAGCTTTTTTAAAAACCTCAGAAAACTTCAAGTATTTGATGAAAATTTTCTGATGACAGTTGCAACATTATCAGCTATTTTCTTAAAAGAGTACCCCGAAGCAGCGTCTGTTATGCTTCTTTACAAAATTGGTCAAATACTTGAGGATGTTGCACTAAACAAGTCAAGAAAAACCATACAAGCTCTCAAGCACCTTGAAATAGACTATGCAAACTTGAAAATTGGCAATAGCATCAGGAAAGTAAATCCAAAAGATGTTGTGCCTGGTGATATAGTGGTGGTAAAACCGGGTGAAAGAGTGCCGGTTGATGGAACTGTAGTATCTGGAAAATCATTTTTGGATACATCTGCTATTACAGGTGAGTCAAAGCTTTTTGCTGCAGGCCCAAATGACAAGGTTTTAGCCGGCACTGTGGTAGTTGACGGGTTCTTGGAAATCAGAGCTCAAAGTTTTTACAAAGATTCTTCTTTGCACAGAATAATAGAGATTGTTGAAAATGCATCTGCCAACAAATCAAAAATGGAAAGGTTTATAACAAGGTTTGCAAAGGTATACACACCGGCAGTAGTTGCATTAGCAACAGCATTTGCCATTTTGCCACCACTGTTATTTGACCAGCCTTTTAAACTGTGGATTTACAGGGCAGCTATTTTTTTAATTATCTCCTGCCCTTGCAGCCTTGTTATATCTGTGCCGCTTTCATATTTTGCGTCAATTTCAAAGCTTTCTTCAAAGGGAATACTGGTAAAAGGTTCTCAATTTATTGATATTCTTGCATCAAAAATAGGTAGTTTCCTTTTTGACAAAACTGGAACAATCACAAATGGGGTTCTTTCTGTTGAAAAGATTGTACCTGTGGGAATTTCGCAGCAAGAGTTTTTGAAAATTCTTATAAGCATTGAAAGCCTTTCAAACCACCCGATAGCAAAGTCTATATTAAAAGGAATTGGAGAAAATAGTCTTTCTCTTTCCTCTGTACAAGAGCTCAAAGAACATCCCGGAAGAGGAATAGAAGGGATTGTTGATGGCAAAAAGGTTTTGATAGGAACAAAAGAGTTTTTGCAAGAAAATGGAGTTGAAATAGACCACAGCTCTGAAGTATCTCCTGAACTTTCGTACATCTTTGTCTCATCTGACGGGAAATTCTGCGGGTATGTAGCCTTGAGAGATTCTTTAAAAGATGATGTAAAAAAGGTTTTAAATGACCTCAAAAGCTTTGGCGCAAAGATATATCTCTTGACAGGTGACAAAAAAGAGGCGGCAGAAAAAATTGCCAAACGTCTTACGATAGATGGGGTCTTCTCAGAACTTCTACCAGAAGAGAAGGTAAGAGTGGCTGAAAAAATAAAACTTGAAAATAAAGAGCAGGGATACGTTGTATTTGTGGGAGACGGAACAAATGATTCGCCCGCCCTCTCTGTGTGTGATGTTGGAATTTCATTTGCAGGCAGTGCAAGTTATCTTGCAACAGTGGCAGCAGACATTGTTCTTCTTGATGAAAAGCTATCTAAGATTGTAGATTTAATAAAAGATTCAAGGTTCACAAGAAAGATTGTCATTCAAAATATTGTTCTTTCTCTCGGGATAAAATTTGCGGTGATGTTTTTAGGAGTCTTGGGAGTTGCAAATCTGTGGGAAGCAGTTGTGGCTGACACCGGTGCAATGCTTTTAGCAGTTTTGAATTCTTTGAGAGTGCTCAAAAAGTAA
- the metG gene encoding methionine--tRNA ligase → MEKPKFYITTPIYYPSDKLHVGHTYCTVAADTIARYKRLRGYDVFFLTGTDEHGQKIERKAQEAGKTPQQYVDEIVASIKELWKLMNISYDDFIRTTEERHKKVVQKIFTKLYEQGDIYKSEYEGWYCTPCESFWLDRQLIDGKCPDCGRPVERAREESYFFRLSKYQDALMRYIEEHPEFIVPQSRANEMINNFIKPGLEDVCVSRTTIKWGIPVPFDPKHVIYVWIDALSNYITALGYMSEDDSRFKKYWPADVHLVGKEIVRFHTIIWPAMLMALGLPLPKTVFGHGWLLLEGGKMSKSKGNVVDPVVLAQKYGVDSLRYFLLREIPFGADGYFSEEALKNRHNSDLANDLGNLLSRTVAMIEKYFDGVIYLPEEKEEIDNELRDLAKEVYENVCKLLDEFQFSNALIEIWKLISRANKYIDQTMPWVLGKDKSKYPRLKTVLYNLAEVLRIVAILIEPFMPQTTPKILEQLGISKDKNPEITAWETAGQFGLIPEGTKVKRGEPIFPRIVEKEENAVEDTNKQEVKRPEGAVPADDKNEEQKEYITIDDFAKIELKVAKVLEAHKIEGADKLLKLIVDLGDEKRQIVAGIAKHYTPDELVGKKIVVVANLKPAKLRGVESQGMLLAASIGDELCLITPEKDIKEGAKVK, encoded by the coding sequence ATGGAAAAACCAAAGTTTTATATAACAACACCAATATACTATCCTTCTGACAAACTCCATGTTGGTCACACCTACTGCACAGTTGCAGCAGACACAATTGCAAGATACAAAAGGCTAAGAGGGTATGACGTGTTTTTCCTGACAGGAACAGATGAGCATGGCCAGAAAATTGAAAGAAAGGCGCAGGAAGCTGGAAAAACTCCCCAGCAGTACGTTGATGAGATAGTGGCTTCGATAAAAGAGTTGTGGAAGCTTATGAACATCTCATACGATGATTTCATAAGAACAACTGAAGAGAGGCACAAGAAGGTTGTTCAAAAGATATTCACAAAGCTGTATGAGCAAGGCGATATTTATAAGAGTGAGTATGAGGGCTGGTACTGTACACCGTGCGAGTCTTTCTGGCTTGACAGACAGCTCATTGACGGCAAGTGTCCGGACTGTGGCAGACCTGTTGAAAGGGCAAGGGAAGAGAGCTACTTTTTCAGGCTATCAAAGTACCAGGATGCTCTGATGAGGTATATAGAGGAACACCCAGAGTTCATAGTTCCCCAGTCGCGCGCAAATGAGATGATAAATAACTTTATAAAACCTGGACTTGAAGATGTCTGTGTGTCAAGAACAACCATCAAGTGGGGAATTCCTGTGCCGTTTGACCCAAAACATGTGATATATGTGTGGATAGACGCTCTTTCAAACTATATAACAGCCCTTGGTTACATGTCAGAAGATGACAGCAGGTTCAAAAAATACTGGCCGGCAGATGTTCACCTTGTTGGAAAAGAGATTGTCAGGTTCCACACAATTATCTGGCCGGCAATGCTGATGGCACTTGGTCTTCCGCTTCCCAAAACAGTTTTTGGCCATGGCTGGCTGCTTTTGGAAGGCGGCAAGATGTCAAAGTCCAAGGGAAATGTTGTTGATCCTGTTGTACTTGCTCAAAAGTATGGTGTGGACAGTCTTCGTTACTTTTTGCTGCGCGAGATTCCGTTTGGTGCCGATGGATATTTTTCTGAAGAAGCTCTGAAGAACAGGCACAACAGCGACCTTGCAAACGACCTTGGAAATCTTTTATCAAGAACAGTTGCCATGATCGAAAAGTATTTTGACGGTGTGATTTACCTTCCTGAGGAAAAAGAAGAAATTGACAACGAGCTGAGAGACCTTGCAAAAGAGGTATACGAAAATGTCTGCAAACTACTTGATGAGTTTCAGTTTTCAAATGCCCTGATTGAAATATGGAAGCTTATCTCAAGAGCAAACAAGTATATTGACCAGACAATGCCATGGGTGCTTGGCAAGGACAAGTCAAAGTATCCAAGGCTAAAGACAGTGCTGTACAACCTTGCAGAGGTTTTGAGGATTGTGGCGATTTTGATAGAGCCGTTCATGCCGCAAACAACACCAAAGATTTTAGAGCAGCTTGGAATTTCAAAAGATAAAAACCCTGAGATAACCGCTTGGGAGACTGCTGGGCAATTTGGCTTGATTCCAGAGGGAACAAAGGTTAAAAGAGGGGAGCCTATTTTCCCAAGAATAGTTGAAAAGGAGGAAAATGCTGTGGAAGATACAAACAAGCAAGAAGTTAAAAGACCTGAGGGAGCTGTGCCCGCAGATGACAAAAATGAAGAGCAGAAAGAATACATTACAATAGATGATTTTGCAAAGATTGAGCTGAAAGTCGCAAAGGTTTTAGAGGCGCACAAAATTGAAGGTGCAGATAAGCTATTAAAGCTTATAGTTGATTTGGGAGATGAAAAGAGACAGATTGTTGCGGGCATTGCAAAACACTACACGCCTGATGAGCTTGTTGGCAAGAAGATTGTGGTTGTTGCAAACTTAAAGCCTGCAAAGCTAAGAGGTGTTGAGTCGCAGGGGATGCTTTTAGCAGCGTCAATTGGCGATGAGCTGTGCCTCATTACACCTGAAAAAGATATCAAAGAGGGTGCAAAAGTTAAATGA
- a CDS encoding DUF6512 family protein — protein sequence MFEIYLSSYSKRIYRKRAKITTFVGMLCILLISSLLHFGFEFFGRIKWTGALFAVNESIWEHLKIGFFGGFIFYIIEYIIYGRRFENFVVGKSVALFLIPFLTAVFYFLYTAFFTENLFFDIMTLFLAIIIAQLVSLGITLSKKKIKKAPFVILIILLLILFPLLTYFPPKIPHLFYDFAHNRYGI from the coding sequence ATGTTTGAAATTTATCTATCCTCGTACTCAAAAAGAATTTATCGCAAGAGAGCCAAGATTACAACCTTTGTAGGAATGCTTTGTATTCTTTTGATATCTTCTCTTTTGCACTTTGGATTTGAGTTTTTCGGGAGGATAAAATGGACAGGGGCTTTGTTTGCAGTAAATGAAAGTATATGGGAACATCTAAAGATAGGCTTTTTTGGCGGCTTTATTTTCTACATAATTGAATATATAATCTATGGAAGAAGGTTTGAAAATTTTGTTGTGGGAAAGTCAGTGGCACTTTTTTTGATACCGTTTTTGACAGCTGTCTTCTACTTTTTATACACAGCGTTTTTCACTGAAAACCTGTTTTTTGACATCATGACACTTTTTTTGGCGATTATAATTGCTCAGCTTGTTAGTCTTGGAATTACACTTTCGAAAAAGAAGATAAAAAAAGCACCTTTTGTAATATTGATAATTTTGCTTTTAATCCTTTTTCCGCTGCTTACATACTTTCCACCCAAAATTCCTCACCTTTTTTATGATTTTGCTCATAATAGGTATGGAATATAA
- a CDS encoding HAD-IIA family hydrolase: MKNSSILKNIDLFLLDLDGTVYLGERVFEGAREFIKLLKENQKDFLFLTNNSSKSSEEYYSKLLNMGFEITKENVFTSGQAMGIYIKTIHKKEKPPRVYVVGTTSLKRELKSMGIFVVDSPNYNIDYLVVGFDTQLTYKKLLDACELMRRGVPFFATNPDLVCPLDGGRYIPDCGSICIMLENATKKKPVFVGKPSSIMVDIISNFKKVDRSRIAMIGDRLYTDIKMAKDSGMVAVLVLSGETKLEDVEASSLKPDLIYGSIKDMYEELKLVFGG; this comes from the coding sequence ATGAAGAATAGCAGTATTCTAAAAAACATAGACCTTTTCCTGCTTGACTTGGACGGCACGGTATATCTGGGTGAAAGAGTATTTGAAGGTGCAAGAGAGTTTATAAAGCTATTGAAAGAAAATCAAAAAGACTTTCTGTTTTTGACAAACAATTCATCAAAAAGCTCAGAAGAGTACTATTCAAAGCTTTTGAACATGGGCTTTGAGATTACAAAAGAAAACGTGTTTACTTCAGGTCAGGCAATGGGAATTTATATAAAGACAATCCACAAAAAAGAAAAACCACCGAGAGTATATGTTGTTGGCACAACATCTTTAAAAAGAGAGCTAAAGTCGATGGGCATCTTTGTTGTTGACAGTCCAAATTACAATATAGACTATCTTGTTGTGGGGTTTGACACTCAGCTTACCTACAAGAAACTTTTAGATGCATGTGAGCTTATGAGAAGAGGAGTTCCTTTTTTTGCAACAAACCCAGACCTTGTTTGTCCTTTAGATGGCGGAAGATATATTCCAGATTGCGGGTCTATCTGCATCATGCTTGAGAATGCAACAAAGAAAAAACCTGTATTTGTTGGGAAACCTTCTTCCATAATGGTTGATATAATCTCAAATTTTAAAAAGGTTGACAGAAGCAGGATTGCAATGATAGGAGACAGGCTTTACACAGACATAAAAATGGCAAAGGATAGTGGTATGGTTGCTGTTCTGGTGCTGTCTGGTGAGACAAAGCTGGAAGATGTTGAGGCTTCATCTTTGAAGCCAGATTTGATATATGGTTCAATAAAGGATATGTATGAGGAGCTAAAGCTGGTCTTTGGAGGCTGA
- a CDS encoding bifunctional nuclease family protein, with the protein MIEMYVKNVAFFEEGGGFAVLLCDKNNKMVLPIFIGPLEAQSIALALEKQKFPRPLTHDLMVEIMQKFSISIQKAVITDIRDGTYYAEIYLKDYNNVISVIDSRPSDAIALALRVNCPIYMTPKLIEFTYKYEELIPQ; encoded by the coding sequence ATGATAGAGATGTATGTTAAAAACGTAGCATTTTTTGAAGAAGGGGGAGGATTTGCGGTTCTTCTTTGCGACAAGAACAACAAAATGGTACTCCCTATCTTCATAGGCCCGCTTGAGGCTCAGTCAATTGCACTTGCGCTTGAAAAACAAAAGTTTCCACGCCCTCTGACGCACGACCTTATGGTTGAGATTATGCAAAAGTTTTCAATTTCCATCCAGAAAGCTGTAATTACAGATATAAGGGACGGAACATACTATGCAGAGATTTATTTAAAAGACTACAACAATGTAATTTCTGTCATAGATTCAAGACCGAGCGATGCAATTGCGCTTGCTCTTAGGGTAAACTGCCCAATTTATATGACACCAAAACTCATAGAGTTTACCTATAAGTACGAAGAGCTAATTCCTCAGTAA